The following proteins are co-located in the Larus michahellis chromosome 9, bLarMic1.1, whole genome shotgun sequence genome:
- the SEC11A gene encoding signal peptidase complex catalytic subunit SEC11A has product MLSLDFLDDVRRMNKRQLYYQVLNFGMIVSSALMIWKGLMVVTGSESPIVVVLSGSMEPAFHRGDLLFLTNRIEDPIRVGEIVVFRIEGREIPIVHRVLKIHEKQNGDIKFLTKGDNNAVDDRGLYKRGQHWLEKKDVVGRARGFVPYIGIVTILMNDYPKFKYAVLFLLGLFVLVHRE; this is encoded by the exons ATGCTGTCGCTGGATTTTCTGGACGATGTGCGGCGCATGAACAAGCGGCAG ctgtaCTACCAGGTGCTGAACTTCGGCATGATCGTCTCCTCCGCCCTCATGATCTGGAAGGGGCTGATGGTGGTGACGGGCAGCGAGAGCCCCATCGTGGTAGTGCTGAG tgGAAGCATGGAGCCTGCGTTTCACAGAGGAGATCTCCTGTTCCTCACGAACCGAATTGAAGATCCAATCAGAGTGGGAGAAATCGTGGTCTTTAGGATAGAAGGAAGGGAGATTCCTATAGTCCATCGCGTCCTGAAAATTCATGAGAA GCAAAACGGTGACATCAAATTTTTGACAAAGGGAGACAATAACGCCGTTGATGACAGAGGGCTGTACAAACGAGGCCAGCACTGGTTGGAGAAAAAGGACGTAGTGGGACGAGCGAGAGG ATTTGTGCCCTATATTGGAATAGTGACTATCTTAATGAATGATTATCCAAAATTTAAG tatGCAGTCCTCTTTTTACTGGGTTTATTTGTGCTGGTCCATCGAGAGTAG